Proteins from a single region of Thunnus maccoyii chromosome 23, fThuMac1.1, whole genome shotgun sequence:
- the LOC121890960 gene encoding HMG box-containing protein 1-like produces MVWEVVTPTVLSINPKRHEPETQREHTGVMMDADGDQSHDPLRCEEHLPSSPSLPTSDSYMEYDDLPDLQEVQEEAEPTSPPVYQVEMGVSHQERHTHTQAHGSQPPDTHWLTQLAHIATGPQSPLLQESPHSSSSSVCISSTSSDLHSYARPPPPPLSSSTLSPPRGRGRERPRSRTSSECGSAVSTRSSLSDDEDMGWSFSCPPTAWHCFLKGTRLRFHSGSNVEWQDVEDLDSGEEDSGDEEQSRSLKSYGSEGLRLVEHSENVLSGQAVLQLTFDPGAFGHAPMTARCQLDHPFYVKNKGWSSFYPSLTVVHYGIPCYEMEVGDVCLPPGHRDAKHTEDSLVFDTFRSYDFTPLDSSAVYVLSSMARRRRASQSSGGAASPDRDTSQDAHSLSHSPHQKPTKSQHASAPGGNNVTPNKCKRPMNAFMLFAKKFRVEYTQMYPGKDNRAISVLLGERWKKMRNEERRMFTIQAKALADEQKRLNPDCWKRKRTSSGCQGN; encoded by the exons ATGGTGTGGGAGGTGGTGACGCCAACTGTGCTGTCGATTAACCCCAAACGTCACGAGCCCGAGACTCAGCGTGAACACACAG GAGTGATGATGGATGCAGATGGAGACCAATCACATGACCCCCTCCGCTGTGAGGAacacctcccctcctcccctagCCTCCCCACCAGCGACAGTTACATGGAATACG ACGACCTCCCAGACCTGCAAGAGGTTCAAGAGGAGGCAGAGCCGACATCGCCACCTGTCTACCAAGTGGAGATGGGCGTGTCACACcaggagagacacacacacactcaagcacacGGCTCCCAGCCTCCTGACACACACTGGCTGACACAGCTGGCTCACATCGCCACTGGACCTCAGAGCCCACTGCTGCAGGAGTCCCCTCACAGCAG TTCCTCTTCAGTCTGCATCTCGAGCACCAGCAGTGATCTACATTCCTACGCtcggcctcctcctcctcctctctccagcaGCACCTTGTCGCCCCCCAGAGGCCGTGGCAGGGAGCGCCCACGCAGCAGG ACGAGCAGCGAATGTGGCTCTGCAGTGTCAACCAGATCCTCTCTGTCTGATGATGAAGACATGGGCTGGAGCTTCTCCTGTCCACCCACCGCCTGGCACTGTTTTCTCAAag GCACTCGTCTGCGTTTCCACAGCGGCTCTAATGTGGAGTGGCAGGACGTTGAGGACCTGGACTCTGGTGAGGAAGACTCTGGTGATGAGGAGCAGTCCAGATCTCTGAAG AGTTACGGCTCTGAGGGTCTGCGGCTGGTGGAGCATTCAGAGAATGTGTTGTCTGGTCAGGCTGTCCTacagctgacctttgaccccggGGCATTCGGACATGCCCCCATGACCGCACGGTGCCAACTTGATCACCCTTTCTATGTCAAAAACAAAG gatGGTCTTCATTCTACCCAAGCTTGACTGTGGTGCATTATGGGATACCGTGCTATGAAATGGAGGTAGGAGACGTGTGCCTGCCTCCAGGACACAGAGATGCCAAACACACCGAGGACTCACTGGTGTTTGACACATTCAGGAG TTATGATTTCACTCCTCTGGACTCCTCTGCGGTTTACGTGTTGAGCAGCATGGCCAGACGGCGACGTGCCTCCCAGTCCAGCGGGGGAGCTGCCTCTCCAGACAGAGACACATCACAAG ATGCTCACAGTCTCAGCCACTCTCCTCATCAAAAGCCAACCAAAAGCCAGCATGCCAGCGCACCTGGAGGAAATAATGTCACGCCTAACAAGTGCAAGCGGCCAATGAATGCCTTCATGTTGTTCGCCAAGAAGTTCAGGGTGGAGTACACACAGATGTACCCAGGCAAGGACAACAG agcgATCAGCGTCCTCCTTGGTGAGCGGTGGAAGAAAATGCGAAATGAGGAGCGGCGGATGTTCACCATACAGGCCAAAGCTCTCGCTGATGAACAGAAAAGACTCAACCCAGACTGCTGGAAACGCAAACGAACCAGCTCt GGTTGTCAGGGAAATTAG